The genomic window ACGGTCGCGCTGCTCGGGCGTTCCACGCCGTGGGGCGTCCTGGCCGCGGGCATCCTGTTCGGCGCGTTCAAGGCCGGCGGATTCTCGATGCAGGCCGCCGAGGGCGTGCCGATCGACATCGTGCTCGTCGTGCAGTCGCTCATCGTGCTGTTCATCGCGGCTCCGCCCCTCGTGCGGGCCATCTTCCGTCTCCCCGCTCCCGGCAGCCAGCCCAAGCGACCTCGACCGATCGTGACGAAGGAGGTGGCGAAGTGACCGTCGCGCCCCAGCACCACGCGACCGCCCCGGCCGAGCCGGCGCTCGAGCAGACCATCGTCGTCAGCTGGAAGGCCCCGATCGCGTTCGCGATCATCACGGTGCTGACCGCGCTGCTGTTCCTGCTGGCGCCGCACCAGGGCGAGGCCGTCTTCCGCATCTCGGCCGCCGGCGATGCCCTGCAACTGCCGGAGGTCGTGCTCGACGCGACCGTGACGACCTGGACGTGCCTGGTCATCCTGCTCGCGATCACCGTCGTCAGCGCGCTGTACGTGCGGGCCCGACGGCGGGTGCCGATCTGGCTCATGGCGGTCTACGCCGTCGTGTTCCTGCTCGGCTTCCTCACCTGGGCCGCGGCCGGTGCCTCGACCCACGTGATCCCGCTCGCCGGCCTGTTCGCCGGCGCCCTGAGCCTCTCCGTGCCGCTCATCTTCGGATCGCTGTCGGGTGTCATCTCGGAGCGCGTCGGCGTCATCAACATCGCGATCGAGGGCCAGTTGCTCGCCGGCGCGTTCACCTCCGCGATCGTCGCGACGGCGACCGGGCAGCCGCTGCTCGGCCTGCTCGCCGCGGGCGTCGCGGGCGTGCTCGTGTCGTTCGTGCTCGCCGCGTTCGCCATCAAGTACTTCGTCGACCAGGTGATCGTCGGTGTCGTGCTCAACGTGCTGGTCGTCGGGCTCACGAGCTTCCTGTTCTCGCAGGTGCTCGCCCCCAACGCGCAGGCGCTGAACTCGCCGCCGCGCTTCGAGCGCATCGCGATCCCGCTCCTCAGCGAGATCCCGATCATCGGCCCGACCTTCTTCCGGCAGACGATCATCGTGTACCTCATGTACATCGCGGTGGCGGCCGTCTACATCGGGCTCTTCCACACCAAGTGGGGACTGCGGCTCCGCGCGGTCGGCGAACACCCGCAGGCCGCAGACACGGTCGGCATCAACGTGACCGGCACGCGCTTCTGGAACGTGTCGCTCGCCGGCGCGATCGCGGGCCTCGGCGGCGCGTTCTTCACGCTCGGCTCGGTCGGCGCGTTCAACAAGGAGATGACCGCGGGCGCGGGCTTCATCGCCCTCGCCGCCGTGATCTTCGGCCAGTGGGATCCGATCAAGGCGACCCTCGCGGCCCTGCTGTTCGGCTTCGCCTCGAACCTGCAGAACACGCTCGGCGTGATCGGCTCGCCGGTGCCGAGCGAGTTCATGTTGATGCTGCCGTACGTCGTCACGATCTTCGCCGTGGCCGGTCTCGTCGGAAAGGTCCGCGGGCCCGCCGCAGCCGGCAAGCCGTACATCAAGTCCTGAACGGCGTGCGCACGCGCGCCGAGCCCGGCCGGGGCATCCGGCACCTGACCCGAGACGGGGGAGCACCATGACCGAATCGGCAGCGATCGACTGGGAACACCTGCGCCAGGTGGCGCGCGACGCGATGGCCAAGGCGTACGTGCCGTACTCGCAGTTCCCCGTGGGCGCGGCGGCGATCGTCGACGATGGCCGCATCGTGTCCGGCTGCAACGTCGAGAACGCCTCGTACGGCCTGACCCTGTGCGCCGAGTGCTCGCTCGTGTCGGCGCTCACGATGTCGGGCGGCGGGCGGCTCGTGGCGTTCGCCTGCGTCGACGGGCACGGCAACACGCTCATGCCGTGCGGCCGGTGCCGCCAACTCCTGTACGAGCACTCCGCCGAGGGCATGGTGCTCGACACCGTCTCCGGCCTGAAGACCATCGACGAGGTCCTGCCCGACGCGTTCGGACCGCGCCAGCTGGCCGAGTTCGAGGGAGGTCGCTCATGAGCGCGGCGCACGCCGGAGGCGCCGGCGTCGAGGCTTTCGACGCGGTCGACCTGATCCGCGCGAAGCGCGACGGGCGGGCGCTCTCGACCGCGGAGATCGACTGGCTCGTCGACGCCTACACCCGCGGGTACGTCGCCGACGAGCAGATGTCGGCGATGACGATGGCGATCTTCCTGAACGGCATGGGCCGACGCGAGATCCGCGACCTCACCATGGCGATGATCGCCTCGGGCGAGCGCATGGACTTCTCGGGGCTCGGCAAGCCGACCGCCGACAAGCACTCCACCGGCGGCGTCGGCGACAAGATCACACTGCCGCTCATGCCGCTCGTCGCCGTCTTCGGCGTCGCGGTTCCGCAGCTGTCGGGCCGCGGCCTCGGCCACACGGGCGGCACGCTCGACAAGCTCGAGTCCATTCCGGGGTGGCGCGCCGACCTCACCAACGAGGAGATGTTCGCGCAGCTGCGCGACCAGGGCGGCGTCATCTGCGCGGCCGGAGCCGGGCTCGCCCCGGCCGACAAGAAGCTGTACGCGCTCCGCGACATCACGGGCACGGTCGAGGCGATCCCGCTGATCGCCTCGTCGATCATGTCGAAGAAGATCGCCGAGGGAACCGGCGCGCTCGTGCTCGACGTGAAGTTCGGCTCGGGCGCGTTCCTCCAGGACATCGAGCGCTCGCGCGAGCTCGCCACGACGATGGTGGAGCTCGGCGAGGACGCCGGGGTGGCCACGAGCGCCCTGCTCACCAACATGAACGTCCCGCTCGGGCTCACGATCGGCAACGCGAACGAGGTCCGAGAGTCGGTCGAGGTGCTCGCCGGCGGCGGGCCCGCCGACGTCCGCGAGCTCACCCTCGCGCTCGCGCGCGAGATGCTCGCGCTCGCCGGGCAGCCCGATGCCGACGTCGAAGCCGCGCTCGACGACGGCCGGGCGATGGACGTCTGGCGCGCCACCGTCCGTGCGCAGGGCGGCGATCCGGACGCCCCGCTCCCCGTTGCACGCGAGCAGCACGTCGTGACCGCCGACCGAGACGGGGTGCTCGTCGCGCAGGAGGCGCTGCCGTTCGGCATCGGCGCGTGGCGGCTCGGTGCCGGGCGCGCGCGCAAGGAGGATCCCGTGCACCACGCGGCCGGCATCGACCTGCACGCGAAGCCCGGCGACCGGGTGCGGGCGGGGCAACCGCTGTTCACGCTGCACGCCGACGATCCCGCACGGTTCGCGCGCGCGCTGGAGGCCGTCGAGGGCGCCTGGCGCATCGGCGACCCGGGCGATGCCGTCGAAGACGGCGGCCCGCTCGTCGCGGAGCGAATCGGGCGGTAGCGCATCGGCGTCGTCCGCGCACGTCCGGACGTCCCCTGCACGCTCGGAAATCACCGAGACTTCGCGGAGTGCCCGCCGGTATCGTGGACTCGTGGACACGAACGCGACGCAGCAGTACCGGCTCGAGGGCGACGGAGCCGACATCGGGGCGCTGCCCAAGGTGTCGCTCCACGATCACCTCGACGGGGGACTCCGACCCCGGACCCTGATCGAACTCGGCGACGAGATCGGCCTCGACCTGCCCTCGACCGACGCCGACGGACTTGCGGAGTGGTTCGCCGAGAAGTCCGACTCGGGCTCCCTGGTCGAGTACCTCAAGACGTTCGACCTCACGACTTCGGTCATGCAGACGCGCGAGGGACTCGTTCGCGTCGCCCGCGAGTTCGTCCAGGACCTCGCCGCCGACGGCGTCGTCTACGGCGAGGTGCGCTGGGCGCCCGAGCAGCACCTCACCCGCGGGCTGTCGCTCGACGAGACGGTCGAGGCGGTGCAGGAGGGCATCGACCAGGGAATCGACGACGTGCGGCACCAGGGCCGTCGCATCCGGGTCGGCCAGCTCGTCACCGCGATGCGTCACGCCGACCGCGGGCTCGAGATCGCGGAGCTCGCCGTCCGTCACCGTGAGCGGGGCGTGGTCGGGTTCGACATCGCCGGCGCGGAGGCGGGCTTCCCGGCGAGCCGCCACCGGACCGCGTTCGACTATCTCGCCGGCAAGTTCCTGCCCGTGACCGTGCACGCGGGCGAGGCCGACGGCCTCGAATCGATCCGGTCCGCGCTCGTCGACGGTCGCGCCCTTCGGCTCGGTCATGGCGTCCGCCTCGCCGAGGACCTCGTGATCGAGCGGCAGGACGACGAGAACACCTACGTGTCGCTCGGCCCGGTCGCCCAGTGGGTCCGCGACCGCGAGATCGCCCTGGAGACGAGCCCGTCGTCGAACCTGCAGACGGGTGCGATCGCGGCCTGGGGCGAAGAGCTCGTCGACCACCCCTTCGACCTGCTGTACCAGCTCGGGTTCCGGGTGACGGTGAACACCGACAACCGCCTGCAGTCGTCCACGTCGCTCACGCGGGAGCTCTGGCTCCTCGCCGACGCCTTCGGCTACGACCTCGACGACCTCGAGGTGTTCCAGCTGAACGCGGCGGGGGCGGCGTTCCTTCCGTTGGACGATCGCGAGGAGCTCGCCGAACTCATCGAGGACGGCTTCGACGAGGCCTGAGCGCCTCGCCTCGCCTCGCCTCGCCTCACCTCCGCCTGACGGTCACCCGCCGTCTGCACCCATCGAACGGAACCCCCACATGCCTGCTCCTCCGCTGCCGGACTCGGCCGTCACCCTCGGTGCCGCTGCGGCCGACTGGCGCGCCGCGGTGCGGCTCGCCGGGCGCGCACTGGCACGGTCGGGTGCGACCACCACCGGCTACGCCGATCGCATGGTCGGCGTCATCGAGGAGTTCGGCGCCTACGTGGTGATCGCGCCCGGGCTCGCCCTCGCGCACGCGCGACCCGGGCCCGACGTGCGTCACGACGGCATCGCGGTCGTCACGCTGGAGACTCCGGTCGCGTTCGGTCACCCGCACAACGACCCCGTGCGCGTCGTGCTCGGGCTCGCGGTGTCGAACGCCGAGGAGCACGTGGCGAGCGTCGCGTTCCTCGCGAACGTGTTCAACGATCCCGAGGCCCTCGAGCGCATCGCCGCGGCATCCGGGCCCGAGGCCGTGCGCGAGGTCCTGGGCGTCGATTCGGGGGCGCGCCCGTGAGGATCGTGGCGGTCTGCGGCCTCGGCATCGGCACGTCCGCCATCCTCCAGGTCAACGCCGAGCGTGCCCTCGCCCGGCTCGGACTCGACGCCGACGTGGTCGCCAGCGGGCTCGACGGTGTCGCGACCGCCGCCGCAGACGCACAGATCGTGCTCACCTCGACCGAGCTCGCCTCCGCGGTGCGCACCGCGCTCGGCCGCAGCTACTGCGAGATCATCGTGGTCGCGAACTACTTCGACGTCGACGAGATCGCCGTGCACCTCGAGCGCTCGCTCGCCTGAGACGAGCGAGCGCTGACCGAGGTCGAGCGCAGACCGAGCTCGGACACGCTCGCCCCCGCACCTCCGCCCGCGCGAGAGCCCGCGCGTGAAGTCTCGGTCAGCGCACGAGCTCGCGCATGCCGCGGTCGAGTGCTGCGAGGGATGCTGCGGCCTCCGCCCGTCGCTCGGCGACGGTGCCGCGGTCCGACACGGTGTCGAGGTACACCTTGAGCTTCGGCTCCGTTCCGCTGGGCCGGACCATGACCCGGCTGCCGCCGTCGAGCACGATGCGGAGCACGTCGCTGGGCGGAAGGTCGCCGAACCCGTCGGCGAGGTCCTCGATCCGCTCGACGCGGATGCCGCCGATCGCTGCGGGCGGGTTCGCCCGGAGTGCCGACATGATCTCGCCGATGCGGGAGAGGTCGGTGACGCGAAGGGAGATCTGCCCGGAGGCGTGGCATCCGAATCGTTCGACGAACGCGTCCAGGTGGTCGGCGAGCGTCCGGCCCTCGGCGTGCAGGCGTGACGCGAGGTCCAGGAGCGCGACCGCCGCGGAGATGCCGTCCTTGTCGCGCACGGTCTCGGGGTTGACGAGGTAGCCGAGCGCCTCCTCGAAGCCGTACACGAGGTTCGGCGCCTTCGAGATCCACTTGAAGCCGGTCAGGGTGGCGCGGAACTCGAGGTCGTAGGCGCGGGCGACGGCCTCGAGGCCGGGGGACGAGACGATCGAGCACGCGAGGGTGCCCTCCGCGCCGCCGTCGCCGGTCGCACGCGCGGCCTGCTCGGCGGCACGCCAGCCGAGCAGGAGGCCGATCTCGTTGCCGGTGAGCCGGCGCCAGTCGGAGGCCTCGGCACCGGCAGCACCACCGGCAGCGGTGCCGGCATCCGATCCGCCGGCGATCGGGATCGCGACCGCGAGCCGGTCGGCGTCGGGGTCGTTCGCGATCACGAGGTCGGCACCGACCTCGCGGGCGCGGGCGAACGAGAGGTCCATCGCCCCGGGTTCCTCGGGGTTCGGGAACGACACGGTCGGAAATGCGGGATCGGGGGCGATCTGCGGTTCGACGACGTCGGGCAGGTCGAAGCCGGCGGCCTCGACGACCCTGGCGAAGGTCTCCCAGCCCACGCCGTGCATGGCGGTGTAGACGACCCGAGGTCCGGGCCGGACCGCGGCAGTCCCGGCGACCGCCGCCGTCGCGGCGACGTAGGCGTCGACCACCGATTCGTCAGCGGTCTCGAACGCGCCGCGCGGCAGGTCGGGCACCCGGCGCTCGGCGGCGACCCGCAGGATGTGCGCGGCGATCTCCGCGTCGGCCGGCGAGACGATCTGCGATCCCTCGCCCTCACCACCGAGGTACACCTTGTACCCGTTGTCGTTCGGGGGGTTGTGGCTCGCGGTGACCATGACGCCCGCGCTCACGCCGAGGTGGCGCACGGCGAACGCGAGCACGGGGGTGGGCAGCAGGCGGGGGAGGAGCACGGCGCGCACCCCGGCCCCGGCCATGAGCTCCGCCGAGTCGCGCGCGAAGACGTCGGAGTTCTTCCGCCCGTCGTACCCGATGACGACCGAGGGGACCCCGCCCGGCGCAGCATGCTCGAGCAGGTACGCCGCGAGGCCGGCGGCGGCCTGCGAGACGAGCACCCGGTTCATCCGGTTCGGTCCGGCGGCGATCTCGCCGCGCAGCCCGGCGGTGCCGAACGCGAGGCGGTCGTCGAACCGGTCGGCGAGGTCGGCCGCCGCGCCGGCGTCGCCGCCGCGCGCCGACACGACGATCGCCGCGAGCTCCTCGCGGGTCTCCGGATCGGGATCCTGCGCGATCCAGGCCTCCGCGTCCGCGAAGCGGGCTTCGGCGCGGGCCGCGGCGGCCCTTGATGCATCCGGCGAGGTCATGTTCGGCTCCTCGGTCCTCGGCTCCTCGCTCACAGCGCGTGCACGATGTCGGCGAGCAGCTTCGAGATCACCGGCTCGGCCGCGCGGCCCGCCTCGATGACCTCCTCATGGCTCAGCGGCGTCTGCTGGATGCCGGCGGCGAGGTTCGTGATCAGCGACATCCCGAGGATCTCCATGCCGGCCTGGCGGGCGGCGATCGCCTCGAGGGCCGTCGACATGCCGACGATGTGCCCGCCGATCGTCTTCGCCATCTGCACCTCGGCCGGCGTCTCGTAGTGCGGCCCGCGGAACTGGCAGTACACGCCCTCGTCGAGCGAGGGGTCGATCGACCGAGCGACCGCGCGCAGTCGCGACGAATACAGGTCGGTCAGGTCGACGAAGGTCGCGCCCTCGAGCGGCGAATCGGCCGTGAGGTTCAGGTGGTCGCTGATGAGCACCGGGGTGCCGGGAGTCCAGTGCTCCTTGATGCCGCCTGCGCCGTTCGTGAGGATCATGACGGATGCGCCGGTCGCCGCCGCCGTGCGCACCGAATGCACGACCCGGCGAACGCCGTGGCCCTCGTAGTAGTGGGTGCGCGCGCCGATCACGAGCGCCCGCCGGCCGTTCGGCAGCGCGACCGAGCGCAGCGTGCCGACGTGCCCTTCGAGCGCGGGCTTCGAGAAGCCCGGGACCTCGGTCGCCGGGATGGTGTGCGTCGTCTCGCCGATGAGGTCGGCCGCACGGCCCCAGCCCGAACCCAGCGTGAGCGCGACGTCGTGGTGGTCGACGCCCGTGAGTTCGGCGATGCGGTCGGCCGCGTCGCGTGCGACGGCGAACGGGTCGGCGGCGGGGTCGTCGAGCGGGTTGTGAGTCATCCCACCATGGTAGTGAGCGGGCGGATGCCCCGGCCTGCGGCTGCTCGGATGCGGCCGATCCGGACGCGTGCGGGAGAATGTGCGCATGGCCTACGAGTTCGAACGCACCCAACGCATCGTCGTGGTCGGCGGGGGGCCGGGCGGGTACGAGGCCGCGCTCGCCGCCGCGCAGCTCGGCGCCGAGGTCACCCTGGTCGAGCGTGCCGGGGTCGGCGGCGCGGCGGTGCTCACCGACGTCGTGCCGTCGAAGTCGCTCATCGCGACCGCGGAGGCATCCAACGCCGTGAAGGAGGCCGCCGACCTCGGCGTCCAGTTCTACGCGAAGGGCCAGCACGACAAGGCCGTGAAGCCGAAGGTCGCGATCAACCTCGCCGCCGTCAACAAGCGGCTGCTGGGGCTCGCGGCGCAGCAGTCCGAGGACATGCGCCGGAACCTGGTCGACGCGGGCGTGCACCTCGTCCAGGGCGACGGACGGCTCGACGGCCCGAACGCGGTCATCGTGGCGACGGGTCCGGGCGGCACCGACTTCGACCGTCTCGAGGCCGACACCATCGTGGTCTCGGTCGGCGCGAGCCCGCGCGTGCTGCCGACCGCCGTGCCCGACGGCGAGCGCATCCTCACGTGGACCCAGCTGTACGACCTCCAGCAGGTGCCCGAGCACCTCATCGTCGTCGGCTCGGGCGTCACCGGCGCCGAGTTCGCCTCGGCTTACCGCGCGCTCGGCGCGAAGGTCACGCTGATCTCCAGCCGCGACCAGGTGCTGCCGGGGGAGGACCAGGACGCGGCGTTCGTCATCGAGAACGTGTTCACGCGCAACGGCATGAAGGTGCTGAACACGGCTCGTGCGGCATCCGTGGTGCGCGACGGCGACGAGGTCGTCGCGACGCTCGCCGACGGACGCGAGGTGCGCGGATCGCACTGCCTGATGGCGGTGGGCTCGGTGCCGAACACGCGGGGGATCGGGCTCGAGGAGGCCGGGGTGCAGCTCTCGGACTCGGGGCACATCCGGGTGAACCGCGTCGCGCGCACGTCGATGCCCAACATCTACGCCGCGGGCGACTGCACCACGTTCCTGCCGCTCGCGTCGGTCGCCTCCATGCAGGGGCGCACGGCGGTGTTCCACGCCATGGGCGACATCGTGAACCCGCCCGAGAACCGCAACATCACCTCGAACATCTTCACCCAGCCCGAGATCGCCACCGTCGGCTGGACCGAACGTCAGATCGAGGAGGGCCTCGTGCAGGGCGTCGTCTACAAGCTTCCCCTCGCGACGAACCCGCGGGCCAAGATGATGGGCATCCGCGACGGCTTCGTGAAGCTGTTCGCCTCCAGCGGTTCCGGGTCGATCATCGGCGGCGTGATCGTGGCGCCGAAGGCGTCGGAGCTCGTGTTCCCGCTCGCGCTCGCCGTCGAGCACCGGCTCACCGTCGACCAGTTCGCCGAGGCGTTCCCGGTGTATCCGTCGCTCAGCGGGTCGCTGACCGATGCGGCGAGGGCCATGCACGTCGTACGCTGACCGGAGCGCGGCGTCGCGGGGGCGGCGTCGCAGCATCCGGGGGGGGGATCGATGAACCTGCGCGTGAAATCCGTCGAGGCGTCCATCGCGGACTCGACCGACGAGGAGCGGAGCCTCAAGCGCTCGCTCGGCACCTGGGACCTCGCGCTGATGGGCATCGCCGTCGCCGTCGGCGCCGGCATCTTCTCGGTCGGGGCGCAGGCGGCCGCGAACTTCGCGGGGCCGAGCGTGATCATCTCGTTCGTGCTCGCGGCCGTCACCTGCGGGCTCGCGATCATGTGCTACGCCGAGTTCGCCTCCACCGTGCCGGTCGCGGGGAGCGCATACACGTTCACCTACGCGACGATGGGCGAGCTGCTCGCCTGGATCATCGGATGGGACCTGATCCTCGAGATGTTCACCGGCGCCGCCGTGCTCGCGAAGTACTGGGGCGTCTACCTCGGCGAGGCGCT from Agromyces sp. LHK192 includes these protein-coding regions:
- a CDS encoding ABC transporter permease, with the protein product MTVAPQHHATAPAEPALEQTIVVSWKAPIAFAIITVLTALLFLLAPHQGEAVFRISAAGDALQLPEVVLDATVTTWTCLVILLAITVVSALYVRARRRVPIWLMAVYAVVFLLGFLTWAAAGASTHVIPLAGLFAGALSLSVPLIFGSLSGVISERVGVINIAIEGQLLAGAFTSAIVATATGQPLLGLLAAGVAGVLVSFVLAAFAIKYFVDQVIVGVVLNVLVVGLTSFLFSQVLAPNAQALNSPPRFERIAIPLLSEIPIIGPTFFRQTIIVYLMYIAVAAVYIGLFHTKWGLRLRAVGEHPQAADTVGINVTGTRFWNVSLAGAIAGLGGAFFTLGSVGAFNKEMTAGAGFIALAAVIFGQWDPIKATLAALLFGFASNLQNTLGVIGSPVPSEFMLMLPYVVTIFAVAGLVGKVRGPAAAGKPYIKS
- a CDS encoding cytidine deaminase; the encoded protein is MTESAAIDWEHLRQVARDAMAKAYVPYSQFPVGAAAIVDDGRIVSGCNVENASYGLTLCAECSLVSALTMSGGGRLVAFACVDGHGNTLMPCGRCRQLLYEHSAEGMVLDTVSGLKTIDEVLPDAFGPRQLAEFEGGRS
- a CDS encoding thymidine phosphorylase yields the protein MSAAHAGGAGVEAFDAVDLIRAKRDGRALSTAEIDWLVDAYTRGYVADEQMSAMTMAIFLNGMGRREIRDLTMAMIASGERMDFSGLGKPTADKHSTGGVGDKITLPLMPLVAVFGVAVPQLSGRGLGHTGGTLDKLESIPGWRADLTNEEMFAQLRDQGGVICAAGAGLAPADKKLYALRDITGTVEAIPLIASSIMSKKIAEGTGALVLDVKFGSGAFLQDIERSRELATTMVELGEDAGVATSALLTNMNVPLGLTIGNANEVRESVEVLAGGGPADVRELTLALAREMLALAGQPDADVEAALDDGRAMDVWRATVRAQGGDPDAPLPVAREQHVVTADRDGVLVAQEALPFGIGAWRLGAGRARKEDPVHHAAGIDLHAKPGDRVRAGQPLFTLHADDPARFARALEAVEGAWRIGDPGDAVEDGGPLVAERIGR
- a CDS encoding adenosine deaminase, with protein sequence MDTNATQQYRLEGDGADIGALPKVSLHDHLDGGLRPRTLIELGDEIGLDLPSTDADGLAEWFAEKSDSGSLVEYLKTFDLTTSVMQTREGLVRVAREFVQDLAADGVVYGEVRWAPEQHLTRGLSLDETVEAVQEGIDQGIDDVRHQGRRIRVGQLVTAMRHADRGLEIAELAVRHRERGVVGFDIAGAEAGFPASRHRTAFDYLAGKFLPVTVHAGEADGLESIRSALVDGRALRLGHGVRLAEDLVIERQDDENTYVSLGPVAQWVRDREIALETSPSSNLQTGAIAAWGEELVDHPFDLLYQLGFRVTVNTDNRLQSSTSLTRELWLLADAFGYDLDDLEVFQLNAAGAAFLPLDDREELAELIEDGFDEA
- a CDS encoding PTS sugar transporter subunit IIA, whose translation is MPAPPLPDSAVTLGAAAADWRAAVRLAGRALARSGATTTGYADRMVGVIEEFGAYVVIAPGLALAHARPGPDVRHDGIAVVTLETPVAFGHPHNDPVRVVLGLAVSNAEEHVASVAFLANVFNDPEALERIAAASGPEAVREVLGVDSGARP
- a CDS encoding PTS sugar transporter subunit IIB, whose translation is MRIVAVCGLGIGTSAILQVNAERALARLGLDADVVASGLDGVATAAADAQIVLTSTELASAVRTALGRSYCEIIVVANYFDVDEIAVHLERSLA
- a CDS encoding phospho-sugar mutase; the protein is MTSPDASRAAAARAEARFADAEAWIAQDPDPETREELAAIVVSARGGDAGAAADLADRFDDRLAFGTAGLRGEIAAGPNRMNRVLVSQAAAGLAAYLLEHAAPGGVPSVVIGYDGRKNSDVFARDSAELMAGAGVRAVLLPRLLPTPVLAFAVRHLGVSAGVMVTASHNPPNDNGYKVYLGGEGEGSQIVSPADAEIAAHILRVAAERRVPDLPRGAFETADESVVDAYVAATAAVAGTAAVRPGPRVVYTAMHGVGWETFARVVEAAGFDLPDVVEPQIAPDPAFPTVSFPNPEEPGAMDLSFARAREVGADLVIANDPDADRLAVAIPIAGGSDAGTAAGGAAGAEASDWRRLTGNEIGLLLGWRAAEQAARATGDGGAEGTLACSIVSSPGLEAVARAYDLEFRATLTGFKWISKAPNLVYGFEEALGYLVNPETVRDKDGISAAVALLDLASRLHAEGRTLADHLDAFVERFGCHASGQISLRVTDLSRIGEIMSALRANPPAAIGGIRVERIEDLADGFGDLPPSDVLRIVLDGGSRVMVRPSGTEPKLKVYLDTVSDRGTVAERRAEAAASLAALDRGMRELVR
- a CDS encoding purine-nucleoside phosphorylase — translated: MTHNPLDDPAADPFAVARDAADRIAELTGVDHHDVALTLGSGWGRAADLIGETTHTIPATEVPGFSKPALEGHVGTLRSVALPNGRRALVIGARTHYYEGHGVRRVVHSVRTAAATGASVMILTNGAGGIKEHWTPGTPVLISDHLNLTADSPLEGATFVDLTDLYSSRLRAVARSIDPSLDEGVYCQFRGPHYETPAEVQMAKTIGGHIVGMSTALEAIAARQAGMEILGMSLITNLAAGIQQTPLSHEEVIEAGRAAEPVISKLLADIVHAL
- a CDS encoding NAD(P)H-quinone dehydrogenase, whose amino-acid sequence is MAYEFERTQRIVVVGGGPGGYEAALAAAQLGAEVTLVERAGVGGAAVLTDVVPSKSLIATAEASNAVKEAADLGVQFYAKGQHDKAVKPKVAINLAAVNKRLLGLAAQQSEDMRRNLVDAGVHLVQGDGRLDGPNAVIVATGPGGTDFDRLEADTIVVSVGASPRVLPTAVPDGERILTWTQLYDLQQVPEHLIVVGSGVTGAEFASAYRALGAKVTLISSRDQVLPGEDQDAAFVIENVFTRNGMKVLNTARAASVVRDGDEVVATLADGREVRGSHCLMAVGSVPNTRGIGLEEAGVQLSDSGHIRVNRVARTSMPNIYAAGDCTTFLPLASVASMQGRTAVFHAMGDIVNPPENRNITSNIFTQPEIATVGWTERQIEEGLVQGVVYKLPLATNPRAKMMGIRDGFVKLFASSGSGSIIGGVIVAPKASELVFPLALAVEHRLTVDQFAEAFPVYPSLSGSLTDAARAMHVVR